One Alphaproteobacteria bacterium genomic window carries:
- a CDS encoding cytochrome c has protein sequence MAKLRISRFWWVVITIVAVYAFVKWGIPALSREITALPFPLSVPGTLMFIYIVLTLVALFLFITFSDDYLEEFSRPIKRLLRGEFGAIPRLVVLLAVPLIVGWQVYDVTVPKVELPSTLRIQHPSSNFPKKFESMNNPFANPDEATVAAFIEQAKDEEIEFIAQVQGDIEAWREEIDPDNPYDFIPTKPWRAFLAQLEEGEVEPAVAKAALVEKNLFEGRALYAMNCRPCHGDSVAGDGPLADGFKLRPINFTDNGTIETIVEGYTFWRVSNGGPGLPTEATPWDSAMPEWKVSLTEAERWKIILAEYDLAQKTPRIPESH, from the coding sequence ATGGCAAAGCTCAGAATCAGTCGCTTCTGGTGGGTCGTGATCACCATTGTGGCGGTCTATGCCTTCGTCAAATGGGGCATTCCGGCGCTCTCGCGGGAAATCACGGCGCTGCCCTTCCCGCTTTCGGTGCCGGGCACCTTGATGTTCATCTACATCGTGCTGACGCTGGTGGCGCTGTTTCTCTTCATCACCTTTTCGGACGACTACCTGGAAGAATTCAGCCGCCCCATCAAGCGTCTGCTGCGCGGCGAATTCGGCGCCATCCCGCGCCTCGTGGTGCTGCTGGCGGTGCCGTTGATCGTCGGCTGGCAGGTTTACGACGTGACCGTGCCCAAGGTCGAGCTGCCCTCGACGCTGCGCATCCAGCACCCCTCGTCGAACTTCCCCAAGAAGTTCGAGAGCATGAACAATCCCTTCGCCAATCCCGATGAAGCCACGGTCGCGGCCTTCATCGAGCAGGCCAAGGACGAGGAGATCGAGTTCATCGCCCAAGTCCAGGGCGACATCGAGGCCTGGCGCGAAGAGATCGATCCAGACAACCCCTACGATTTCATCCCCACCAAGCCCTGGCGTGCCTTTCTCGCCCAGCTCGAAGAGGGCGAGGTCGAGCCGGCCGTGGCCAAGGCGGCGCTGGTGGAGAAGAACCTCTTCGAGGGGCGCGCCCTATATGCCATGAACTGCCGGCCCTGCCACGGCGACAGCGTCGCCGGCGACGGCCCGCTGGCCGACGGCTTCAAGCTCAGGCCGATCAACTTCACCGACAACGGCACCATCGAGACCATCGTCGAGGGCTACACCTTCTGGCGCGTGAGCAACGGCGGCCCCGGCCTGCCCACCGAGGCCACACCCTGGGATTCGGCCATGCCCGAGTGGAAGGTCAGCCTGACCGAGGCCGAGCGCTGGAAGATCATCCTGGCCGAATACGACCTGGCCCAGAAGACGCCGCGCATCCCGGAGAGCCATTGA
- a CDS encoding ethylbenzene dehydrogenase-related protein, giving the protein MVSRITMALGLGLLAFAVSPAEAADVSQDPQPEFTDELRAEGRQIYFQRCSFCHGLLGDGEGPAAPFMDPRPRDFTLGTFKFRTTQSGELPQDSDIFRTVSRGLSGTAMQAFDDERIKNGLSEHQRWAVIAYIQTFAQEFDDEELDPVKTGKVVALPKDRPAYGAEIVAKGKEIFLKAKCWECHGKSGRGDGQKSFDRKDDWGFPIRIRNVTHPWKIKAGDRVEDIYMRFSTGISGTPMPSFVKALSESERWQLANFIKSLQIQRTSHQVLKALRLEGELPESPDDPRWKQAEPMDVILTGQAVAPPRWQSPSVEMVTLRAVFNDNEIAFRLTWDDPFKDTKHDAGQELDVKEISASGIYSSYVDVNELAVRKLETYRDAVALQFPVKPTEGTRRPHFLRGSASDPVHLWLWKADEGAVEEAVGRGWRQGLRPQPEEQQQVAAKAAWDQGRWQLVMKRPLRTEDKNDVQFEAGRFIPLSLNAWDGSNGEHGLIMSLSSWYYVFLEAPTPISVYLYTILAILITGGLGFWLMRKAEAEDA; this is encoded by the coding sequence ATGGTTTCGCGCATCACCATGGCGCTGGGCTTGGGCCTTCTCGCTTTCGCGGTCTCGCCGGCCGAGGCCGCCGACGTCTCGCAGGATCCCCAGCCCGAGTTCACGGACGAGCTGCGGGCTGAAGGCCGGCAGATCTACTTCCAGCGCTGCAGCTTCTGCCACGGCCTGCTGGGCGACGGCGAGGGACCGGCGGCGCCCTTCATGGACCCCCGGCCGCGCGACTTCACGCTGGGCACCTTCAAGTTCCGCACCACCCAGTCGGGCGAGCTGCCGCAAGATTCAGACATCTTCCGCACCGTCAGCCGCGGCCTCAGCGGCACCGCCATGCAGGCCTTCGACGACGAGCGCATCAAGAACGGCCTCAGCGAGCACCAGCGCTGGGCCGTGATCGCCTACATCCAGACCTTCGCCCAGGAGTTCGACGATGAGGAACTGGACCCGGTCAAGACCGGCAAGGTGGTGGCGCTGCCCAAGGACCGCCCGGCCTATGGCGCCGAAATCGTGGCCAAAGGCAAAGAAATCTTTCTCAAGGCCAAGTGCTGGGAATGCCACGGCAAGTCGGGCCGCGGCGACGGCCAAAAATCCTTCGACCGCAAGGACGACTGGGGCTTTCCCATCCGCATCCGCAACGTCACCCATCCCTGGAAGATCAAGGCCGGCGACCGCGTCGAGGACATCTACATGCGTTTCTCGACCGGCATCAGCGGCACGCCCATGCCGTCTTTCGTCAAGGCCCTGAGCGAGAGCGAACGCTGGCAGCTGGCCAACTTCATCAAGTCTTTGCAGATCCAGCGCACCAGCCACCAGGTGCTGAAGGCGCTGCGCCTGGAGGGCGAGCTGCCCGAGAGCCCGGATGATCCGCGCTGGAAGCAAGCCGAGCCCATGGACGTGATTCTTACCGGGCAGGCCGTGGCGCCGCCGCGCTGGCAAAGCCCGTCGGTCGAGATGGTGACGCTGAGGGCCGTCTTCAATGACAACGAAATCGCTTTCCGGCTGACTTGGGACGACCCCTTCAAGGACACCAAGCACGACGCCGGGCAGGAACTCGACGTCAAGGAGATCAGCGCCAGCGGCATCTACAGTTCATACGTCGACGTCAACGAGTTGGCGGTGCGCAAGCTGGAGACCTATCGCGACGCCGTGGCGCTGCAGTTTCCCGTGAAGCCCACCGAGGGCACCAGGCGGCCGCACTTCCTGCGCGGCTCGGCCTCGGATCCGGTGCATCTCTGGCTTTGGAAAGCCGATGAGGGCGCTGTCGAGGAAGCCGTCGGCCGGGGTTGGCGCCAAGGCCTGAGGCCGCAGCCCGAGGAGCAGCAGCAGGTCGCCGCCAAGGCCGCCTGGGACCAGGGGCGCTGGCAACTGGTGATGAAACGGCCCTTGCGCACCGAGGACAAGAACGACGTCCAGTTCGAGGCCGGCCGCTTCATTCCGCTGTCGCTCAATGCCTGGGACGGCTCCAACGGCGAACACGGTTTGATCATGAGCCTCTCTAGTTGGTATTACGTCTTCCTCGAAGCGCCGACGCCGATCAGCGTTTACCTCTATACCATCCTGGCGATCTTGATCACGGGCGGTCTGGGTTTCTGGTTGATGAGAAAAGCTGAAGCGGAAGACGCCTAG
- a CDS encoding cytochrome c, which translates to MRIIFASSLALALSLAASGPARADAAAGKAAFAAQKCEGCHYTEGPAREKSIDDQLAKKGPELWYAGSKFQAPWLEAWLQKPDAIRPLKYNTLEQENPGDHPKLSGGDAKNVAAFLMSLTSDAVKAGKVKAKRNAKGRLIFSKKMPCSGCHSSIGRKKKVGGGRSGPTLVGAGQRLNPDWILAYLKTPDVFKPIKAMPVFAGILGDKDMLNLARHVASFK; encoded by the coding sequence ATGAGAATAATTTTTGCCTCATCTTTGGCGCTGGCGCTGAGCCTGGCCGCAAGTGGTCCGGCCCGGGCTGATGCGGCGGCCGGCAAGGCCGCCTTCGCGGCCCAGAAATGCGAGGGCTGCCATTACACCGAAGGGCCGGCCAGGGAGAAGTCGATCGACGATCAGTTGGCCAAGAAGGGGCCTGAGCTGTGGTACGCCGGTTCCAAGTTCCAGGCGCCCTGGCTCGAGGCCTGGCTGCAAAAACCCGATGCCATCCGGCCGCTGAAGTACAACACGCTCGAACAAGAGAACCCCGGCGACCATCCCAAGCTTTCGGGCGGCGATGCCAAGAACGTCGCCGCTTTCCTCATGAGCCTGACCTCGGACGCTGTCAAGGCGGGCAAGGTCAAGGCCAAGAGGAACGCCAAGGGGCGCCTGATTTTCTCCAAGAAAATGCCCTGTTCCGGTTGCCACTCCTCCATCGGCCGCAAGAAGAAAGTCGGCGGCGGGCGTTCCGGCCCGACCCTGGTCGGGGCCGGCCAGCGCCTCAACCCGGACTGGATCCTGGCCTATCTCAAGACGCCCGACGTCTTCAAGCCGATCAAGGCCATGCCCGTGTTCGCCGGTATCCTGGGCGACAAGGACATGCTCAACCTGGCCCGCCACGTGGCCAGCTTCAAGTAG
- a CDS encoding cytochrome c: MKRLTTAAAFCTLAFALAVPSAQAADAKKVYNFYCAQCHGTAGKGKGPNVTKDFPVSPRDFTNAAEMDKLSDADMKNVILDGGPAASKSPMMPPWSKTLKGDEVDALVGYLRKFCGCKGKQG, encoded by the coding sequence ATGAAAAGATTGACCACCGCCGCTGCCTTCTGCACCCTGGCGTTTGCCCTGGCCGTTCCTTCGGCCCAGGCCGCCGATGCCAAGAAGGTCTACAACTTCTATTGCGCCCAGTGCCACGGCACCGCCGGCAAAGGCAAGGGACCCAACGTCACCAAGGACTTTCCCGTCAGCCCGCGCGACTTCACCAATGCCGCCGAGATGGACAAGCTCTCGGACGCCGACATGAAGAACGTGATTCTGGATGGCGGTCCGGCGGCCTCCAAGTCGCCCATGATGCCGCCCTGGTCCAAGACCCTGAAGGGCGACGAGGTTGACGCTCTGGTCGGCTACCTGCGCAAGTTCTGCGGCTGCAAGGGCAAGCAAGGCTAG